The region CTTTGCCAGATGGTCGCTAGATTATTCTCACCGACCAGCTGGTCAACGATAGCATCGTTATATACACCTTGCTGGTTGATGTATGAGACGCTGGCCAGCTGTTCCTCCTGCCAGGTTTCCGCATAGTTATCGATACCTGACTGTACTATATTGGCGCTGTTATCCATACCATCATACTGCTCAACATAGGCATCGTTGTATTCACCTGATTGTTGCAGATTAATGTTGCTGTTTTCATATTTTTGATACGTCGCCGCTCGGTTGCTATTACCACTTTGGTGTATGTAAGCATTGCTGGCTGCGGTCTGCTCCTGATAAATGGAAGCGTCGTTACTATTACCATATTGTTCGGCAGTGGCGTAGCTGCCCACCTGATCTTGTTGCCAGCTCCGTGCATCGTTACCGTAACCAGCCTGAGTTTGCGAAGACGACCCCGTATCGCTGCCTCGTTGGATGCTAAGAACTGAGTTTAACGTTCCTGACTGATTTTGTAATGAGTTACTATTCATGTCGTCTATCTGCTCGACACCTGCATAGTTAGTCGTACCATTTTGTGCCTGGGTAGCGGTACTGAAGCTGGCTAAGCTCTGTGTAACAAGGCCAATGTTGCCATCACCATATTGGTTCTGGTTAGATGTACTGTCGTTAGCGAGAGCCTGAACACTAAGCAGTGTCATTATAGCGGCCGCGATGGGTGTGATTTTGAGTTGGGTTATATTCAACATGGTATTATCTCCTGAAAGTATTATTTGCGTCCCTGACAAATGAGCGCAGTTGCTACTATTGATACTGGTTAACCTGCACATTTTGGTTATTACCGTATTGCGTAATGCTGCCTCGCAGCCCCCCTCCTGACTGATCGATACGGGCGCGGTTGTTGATACCAGCTTGTATTATCACCGCTTGGTTATCTGCACCCGATTGTGAAATTAAGGCTGAATTGCCATACCCAGACTGATCGATAATTGCCATTTGATTCCCTCCTTGTTGCAAGATATAAGCTTCTTGGTCAGTGCCAACCTGAACTATGCTCCCCAGCAGGGATTGGCCCGATTGGTTTAGCTGCGCTAAATTGTTTTGACCTACTTGGCGCACTGCCAACTGTGCCGTTGTAGTGCTGCTGAACTCGAGCCCTTCTGGCATCAGTAAGTTGGTCTGTTCAAACAAATCAAAATTGTCCATCAAATCAGCCGCCTGCGACGTAGCGCTGATCAAGCCTAGACAGAGAACCAGCGCAATCCTGGTATAATGATGCCGCCAATCCAATAGTCGTAGCATGAGTCAGATCCTTCTGATTTTTATTTTTGCCTACTTTCCTTGTAGTAAAACCTGCCTTTGCAACCTTGCAAAGACAGGGAACAGGCTATTGAACGTTCACTGGGACCGTAGTGACGGTACCGAAGGCCGACCTTATGGTGGCAGTGGGATTAGCGATCAGCACCAAATCATCGGTCCGAGCTGCCAGCCGCCAATTTCCTGTGGGAGTTGGTGTTGTTGTACCCAAAATGACGGGGCCATCAATACTCGATACTTCGACGGTAATGGTATTGCCTGTTGCTAATGAGGTTTGGCCTTGAATGCTCCAAGTGAGCCTATTTCGTCTTCCTCTCGCCTCTGCCTCGGTCACTGTCAGCGTTTCAGCCGTATTCGGTGGTGGTGATACCGATACGGTGACGGTAGCCGGTGCCGATTGAGCGCCTAGCGAATCTTGCGCTTGATAGGTGAAGCTAGCGGTAAACGCGCTGGTAACCGAGGTTGGAGGGGTATAAGACACTGTAGTGCCGTCGGTAGAGACTGTACCTTGCCCCGTAGTTGGCTGTGTCAGGTTGACCACCGTAAGCGGTGTGTTGCCTTCTGGATCGCTGTCATTAGCTAATACCGTGATGGTAAGTGGAATGCCCAGTGTTGCGGCGTCGTCGTTTACCGCTATCGGGGCTTGGTTTGCACCCACGGTGACAGTGACGGTTGCCGGCTCAGAGAGACCGCCGCGGCTATCTTGCGCACGATAGGTAAAGGTCGCGACCAATGGGGCGTTGTTGGTGGTAGTCGGTGGTGTATAGACCACAGAAGTGCTGCCATTCAGCGCGACACTGCCTTGTCCGACGGCCGGTTGGGTCAGTTGCACTATGCTGAGCGGGGTATCACCATCGGGATCGCTATCGTTAGCCAGTAACTGCAGTGTTAGCGGTACGCCTACAGTAGTGGTGCCGCTGTCGGCTTGAGCCAGAGGTAACTGATTATCGGGTATATCAGGAGCGCTACCTGTCACAGTAACCATCTCAATATCCGAGCCGCCAGCGGCGGACTGTACCCTGATGCTGGCAGGGGGCTGGCTCAAATTAAGTATGGTCAGCGTCTGCGGGTTAGAAGATTTGCTCAACCTACCGAAGCCGGTGGCCACCAGATCCGGTACTTGAGTTTCATCGCTTGATGTCGCCTCTATGCGCAGTGTGTTGTCATCCCACGAATAGGTAGCGCTATTGATCTTGACGATATCAATCAACTCGCTGGACAGGGAGCTGGGTGTGCCGTTTGGCGAACTGGCGGTCACCACGATCAAGGACGGCAACTCAGCTGATGGGGACTGCTGCACGAAGAAGCGGCCGTTATTATCAGGGGTAAGGTCGGTCAGGCAAGGGTCGCCATCGACCAGCGCCAGGGTTTCGCGGTAGCAGACCTCGGCATCTTCCGATGAGCTGGCGAAGACTTCGATGTTGGTCTGCCCGTTGGTGCGTTGGTAGCTGGCTCGCTCGATTTCCAGTGGTAACGAGGGGACCGAGTCGCGTACCTTGCCGGAGAGGGTAAAATCATTATTTTGAATTATCCCCGGCGGACCATCGATGCGCACAAAGTTGGTATCGAAGGGGCTGCCGATGACGGGCTCGGTCACGCTGGGGTTACCAATAAAGGTTTCTGTTACCCCTGTTTCCGGGTTGGTCTCGGTATAGGTGCCATTCAGACTTTGCAGGAAGGGGCCTATGTCTCCCCCGAGAGCGCCGGTGAAGTCGCCAGGCGTGCCGATACCGATATCACGGGTCATATTGATAGCCCGTCTGCCGACATCGGCTGCGTCTACCACGAAGGTTTCGACGCCGTAAGGATGGGTGACAGTGTAGGTACCCGCCACTGGCACCGAGGCGCGGATACGAATACGGGCAAAGCCCACTTGATCTCCTGCTTTGGGGTTTTCTGCGGCGAAGGCTGCTTCCAGTGCCGCAACATAAACCTCGAGCTCATAGCCGGGGACTGCACCTTCGGGGATGGAGGTTTCGGCCAGAAACCAGAACAGCTCGCCGGGCCAGTTGCCCGGGAAAACCAGCGGGTCGGCATCGTCAAATACCCCGGGTTCTGGATTTAAGG is a window of Oceanisphaera sp. IT1-181 DNA encoding:
- a CDS encoding Ig-like domain-containing protein — translated: MNKWTRTIITPIGLFVATVGPAQAALSVVAPGPHTAISGGFPLWYEDENEVQLELCRSKAVSGGTAGAYMCTLNPEPGVFDDADPLVFPGNWPGELFWFLAETSIPEGAVPGYELEVYVAALEAAFAAENPKAGDQVGFARIRIRASVPVAGTYTVTHPYGVETFVVDAADVGRRAINMTRDIGIGTPGDFTGALGGDIGPFLQSLNGTYTETNPETGVTETFIGNPSVTEPVIGSPFDTNFVRIDGPPGIIQNNDFTLSGKVRDSVPSLPLEIERASYQRTNGQTNIEVFASSSEDAEVCYRETLALVDGDPCLTDLTPDNNGRFFVQQSPSAELPSLIVVTASSPNGTPSSLSSELIDIVKINSATYSWDDNTLRIEATSSDETQVPDLVATGFGRLSKSSNPQTLTILNLSQPPASIRVQSAAGGSDIEMVTVTGSAPDIPDNQLPLAQADSGTTTVGVPLTLQLLANDSDPDGDTPLSIVQLTQPAVGQGSVALNGSTSVVYTPPTTTNNAPLVATFTYRAQDSRGGLSEPATVTVTVGANQAPIAVNDDAATLGIPLTITVLANDSDPEGNTPLTVVNLTQPTTGQGTVSTDGTTVSYTPPTSVTSAFTASFTYQAQDSLGAQSAPATVTVSVSPPPNTAETLTVTEAEARGRRNRLTWSIQGQTSLATGNTITVEVSSIDGPVILGTTTPTPTGNWRLAARTDDLVLIANPTATIRSAFGTVTTVPVNVQ